In one uncultured Desulfovibrio sp. genomic region, the following are encoded:
- the rpsT gene encoding 30S ribosomal protein S20, producing MANHKSALKRHKQSLQRAGRNRAARTRVKNAIKQVRAAIQNNEQGQASEALSSATSVLAKAAGKGALHWKKAARKISRLAHAVNGISAQ from the coding sequence GTGGCCAACCATAAGTCAGCCCTCAAGCGTCATAAGCAGAGCTTGCAGCGGGCAGGCCGCAATCGCGCCGCCCGTACCCGCGTGAAGAATGCCATCAAGCAGGTTCGCGCCGCCATCCAGAACAACGAACAGGGCCAGGCCAGCGAAGCTCTGTCCAGCGCCACTTCCGTGCTCGCCAAGGCTGCCGGTAAGGGTGCCCTGCACTGGAAGAAGGCCGCACGCAAGATTTCGCGTCTGGCTCATGCCGTTAACGGCATCAGCGCCCAGTAG
- a CDS encoding Crp/Fnr family transcriptional regulator: MENRGINCGRSLAFKEMREMNSSWRSVLHLGRKLVWDKGHRVPFGRELYFLDRGRVRLTNQNMEGVEKILWYIHEGCVFGETPFFDPMPAESFFSCATSCVSYAFTAENVEEICKDYPHLLINLLCSMSRKLRVLSNQASSLYLDNVLARTCKFLAQHIIPGSDPLTADMGVSKQEMASLLGVHRISLYKILRQQEESGLFGPFSGKTVTILRPEEFFMLAGS, translated from the coding sequence ATGGAAAATCGCGGCATCAATTGTGGACGCAGCCTGGCCTTCAAGGAAATGCGCGAAATGAATTCCAGCTGGCGTTCAGTATTGCATCTGGGGCGAAAGCTTGTTTGGGACAAAGGACATCGTGTTCCATTCGGGCGGGAATTGTACTTTCTAGATCGGGGCAGGGTTCGGCTGACGAATCAGAATATGGAAGGGGTAGAAAAAATCCTCTGGTATATTCACGAAGGGTGCGTTTTTGGCGAAACCCCGTTCTTTGATCCCATGCCAGCCGAGAGTTTTTTTTCGTGCGCAACAAGCTGCGTGAGCTATGCTTTTACGGCTGAAAATGTAGAAGAAATCTGCAAGGATTATCCTCATCTGCTCATCAACCTGCTCTGCTCCATGTCCCGCAAATTGCGGGTACTTTCAAATCAGGCTTCCTCACTGTACCTTGATAACGTGTTGGCCCGTACCTGCAAATTTTTGGCACAACACATAATCCCAGGCAGCGACCCCCTTACAGCCGATATGGGAGTTTCCAAGCAGGAGATGGCCAGCCTTTTGGGCGTACACAGAATTTCCTTGTACAAAATCTTGCGGCAGCAGGAGGAAAGCGGACTGTTCGGGCCATTCTCCGGCAAAACCGTAACAATTCTGCGCCCTGAAGAATTTTTTATGCTGGCAGGGAGTTGA
- a CDS encoding aryl-sulfate sulfotransferase has protein sequence MGHPTIYPTGVTIFKPEKCWGGYTIFQAQEVGAVLMDMNGHEINVWKGVHGMPNKIFPGGYLVTSRGRRSGKFSVQDGLDVVQVDWDGNIVWKFDQNEFVEDPGYPGRWLARYHHDFQREGNPVGYYAPGMEPKALEGKTLILAHRNVRNSAISDKQLLDDLILEVDWEGNILWEWSCNEHFGEMGFREGPKNTLCRNPNYRPTQPEGMGDWMHINSMSALGPNKWYDAGDERFHPDNIIVDGREANIIFIISKKTGKITWKIGPDYDTSPELKAIGWIIGQHHAHMVPHGLPGAGNILVFDNGGWGGYDVPNPGSPTGVKAALRDHSRVLEIDPVSLKIVWQYTPKEAGFLEPMDSNRFYSPFISGMQRLPNGNTLITEGSDGRVFEVTPNHEIVWEFISPYWGKHVPMNMTYRAYRVPYEWVPQVAKPVETPIEPLNVSTFRVPGAAAAGDRAKEVTVEGCQPYEGSNALCVASVEDPKG, from the coding sequence ATGGGCCATCCAACAATCTACCCCACAGGCGTTACCATATTCAAACCTGAAAAATGCTGGGGCGGGTACACCATCTTTCAGGCTCAGGAAGTTGGCGCTGTGCTTATGGATATGAACGGACATGAAATAAATGTCTGGAAGGGCGTTCACGGTATGCCCAATAAAATTTTCCCCGGCGGGTACCTTGTGACAAGCAGAGGCCGCCGCAGTGGTAAATTCAGTGTGCAGGACGGCCTTGATGTTGTCCAGGTTGACTGGGACGGCAACATAGTATGGAAATTCGATCAAAATGAATTTGTTGAAGATCCTGGCTACCCTGGACGCTGGCTTGCACGTTATCACCACGACTTCCAGCGCGAAGGCAACCCCGTAGGGTATTACGCCCCCGGCATGGAACCCAAGGCGCTTGAAGGAAAGACTCTTATCTTGGCGCACCGCAACGTGCGAAATAGCGCAATCAGCGACAAACAGCTGCTTGATGACCTCATCCTTGAGGTGGACTGGGAAGGGAACATTCTCTGGGAATGGTCGTGCAACGAGCATTTCGGCGAAATGGGTTTCCGCGAAGGCCCCAAAAATACGCTTTGCCGCAACCCCAACTACCGCCCGACCCAGCCCGAAGGCATGGGCGACTGGATGCACATCAACTCCATGTCTGCGCTTGGCCCCAACAAATGGTACGATGCTGGTGATGAACGCTTTCATCCCGACAATATTATTGTTGATGGTCGCGAGGCCAACATTATTTTCATCATCAGTAAAAAGACCGGAAAGATCACCTGGAAGATAGGGCCGGACTACGACACCTCCCCCGAGCTCAAGGCCATAGGCTGGATCATCGGTCAGCACCATGCGCACATGGTGCCTCACGGTCTGCCGGGCGCTGGCAACATCCTTGTTTTCGACAACGGCGGATGGGGCGGATACGACGTGCCCAATCCCGGCTCCCCCACGGGAGTGAAGGCAGCCTTGCGCGACCATTCCCGCGTTCTTGAGATAGACCCTGTTTCGCTCAAGATTGTCTGGCAGTACACACCCAAGGAAGCCGGATTTCTTGAGCCAATGGACAGCAACCGCTTCTACAGCCCCTTCATCAGCGGCATGCAGCGTCTGCCCAACGGCAATACCCTCATCACCGAGGGTTCTGACGGGCGCGTATTCGAGGTTACCCCCAACCACGAAATAGTGTGGGAATTCATTTCACCTTACTGGGGCAAACATGTGCCCATGAACATGACCTACCGCGCATACCGTGTGCCTTACGAATGGGTGCCACAGGTGGCAAAGCCAGTAGAAACGCCTATTGAGCCGCTGAATGTTTCTACCTTCCGTGTGCCCGGGGCCGCCGCAGCAGGAGACCGCGCCAAAGAAGTTACCGTTGAGGGCTGCCAGCCCTACGAAGGCAGTAACGCGCTCTGCGTGGCTTCTGTGGAAGATCCCAAAGGCTAG
- a CDS encoding SLC13 family permease: MIIKTSDLTPGLLAKWGINLALPLALYFVLPRSGNLTPPMIAFLAITLWAVIAWALDTLNDIAVGILLPILYVLLCSTPQKVVFASWLSEVPIIVIGGFTLGKIIQVTGLGKRIALTCVKLTGGSFAGALAGITLGAAIVSPLVPSIMGKAAIFCAVAVSLCDALDFKPKSREATAVVLGTCIAVGATKLAYLTGAGDLVMGMGIVDKVMGIQTSWIEYAKFNFLPAMLYTAMSLAIVLLVLRTSVNKSALCAAVEQKHAELGAVTDEQKRALVLLCLTLVLLATDKLHGLSAGSVMVIITALSFMPGIGLMDGKRMASINFAPLFFIMGCMAIGSAGGFLKVTQWLAGLVLPLFSETGACMASVCSYVVGVVLNFLLTPLAATSTLSAPITELGMQMGLDPRILYFSFQYGLDNLIFPYEYALYLYFFSCGYINFKEMAMVMALRMVLTGVFVAFVAMPYWRMLG, translated from the coding sequence ATGATTATCAAGACTTCAGACCTGACGCCCGGGCTGCTTGCCAAATGGGGCATCAATCTGGCACTCCCCCTAGCCTTGTATTTCGTTCTTCCTCGCAGCGGAAACCTTACTCCCCCCATGATAGCTTTTTTGGCGATCACGCTCTGGGCCGTAATTGCCTGGGCTCTGGACACGCTGAACGATATTGCCGTGGGTATCCTGCTCCCCATTCTTTACGTGTTGCTTTGCAGCACACCCCAGAAGGTGGTTTTCGCTTCGTGGCTTTCCGAGGTGCCGATTATCGTTATTGGTGGGTTCACCCTGGGCAAGATCATTCAGGTGACAGGCCTTGGCAAACGCATTGCGCTGACGTGCGTCAAGCTCACGGGAGGCAGTTTTGCCGGGGCGCTTGCAGGCATTACCCTTGGCGCTGCCATTGTTTCTCCCCTTGTGCCTTCCATCATGGGCAAGGCAGCGATTTTCTGCGCCGTGGCGGTGAGCCTGTGTGATGCCCTGGATTTCAAGCCCAAAAGCCGCGAAGCCACTGCCGTCGTGCTGGGCACCTGCATTGCTGTGGGGGCAACCAAGCTGGCCTATCTTACAGGGGCAGGCGATCTGGTTATGGGCATGGGCATTGTGGACAAGGTCATGGGTATTCAAACCAGCTGGATTGAATACGCCAAGTTCAACTTCCTTCCCGCCATGCTGTACACGGCCATGTCGCTGGCAATTGTGCTGCTGGTGCTGCGCACTTCGGTCAACAAGAGCGCCCTGTGTGCCGCAGTGGAGCAGAAACACGCGGAGTTGGGTGCTGTTACAGACGAGCAAAAGCGTGCCCTTGTTCTTCTTTGCCTCACTCTGGTGCTGCTTGCTACAGACAAACTGCACGGCCTCAGTGCGGGCTCTGTGATGGTTATCATTACGGCCTTGTCATTCATGCCCGGCATAGGCCTCATGGACGGCAAGCGTATGGCCTCAATCAACTTTGCGCCGCTGTTCTTCATCATGGGCTGCATGGCTATCGGCAGTGCAGGCGGATTCCTCAAGGTTACACAGTGGCTGGCAGGCCTTGTGTTGCCTCTGTTCAGTGAAACAGGGGCCTGCATGGCCTCTGTGTGCTCATACGTTGTGGGTGTTGTGCTGAACTTTCTGCTCACACCGCTTGCGGCCACCTCGACCCTCTCTGCCCCCATTACCGAACTCGGCATGCAGATGGGCCTGGATCCACGCATCCTGTACTTCTCGTTTCAGTACGGCCTGGACAACCTGATATTCCCCTACGAATACGCCTTGTATCTCTATTTCTTCAGCTGCGGCTACATCAACTTCAAAGAAATGGCCATGGTCATGGCTTTACGCATGGTGCTGACGGGCGTTTTTGTGGCTTTTGTGGCCATGCCCTACTGGCGCATGCTTGGATAA